A window of the Bacteroides thetaiotaomicron VPI-5482 genome harbors these coding sequences:
- a CDS encoding fumarate hydratase, whose protein sequence is MATPPFKYQPMFEKGKDTTEYYLLTKDYVSVSEFEGNPILKIEKEGLTAMANAAFRDVSFMLRRSHNEQVAKILSDPEASENDKYVALTFLRNAEVAAKGVLPFCQDTGTAIIHGEKGQQVWTGYTDEEALSLGVYKTYTEENLRYSQNAPLNMYDEVNTKCNLPAQIDIEATEGMEYEFLCVTKGGGSANKTYLYQETKAILNPGTLVPFLVEKMKTLGTAACPPYHIAFVIGGTSAEKNLLTVKLASTHFYDNLPTTGNEFGRAFRDIELEKQVLEEAHKIGLGAQFGGKYLAHDVRIIRLPRHGASCPVGLGVSCSADRNIKCKINKDGIWIEKLDSNPGSLIPAELRQAGEGDVVKIDLNRPMAEILKELTKYPVSTRLSLNGTIIVGRDIAHAKLKERLDRGEDLPQYIKDHPIYYAGPAKTPAGMACGSMGPTTAGRMDSYVELFQSHGGSMVMLAKGNRSQQVTDACQKYGGFYLGSIGGPAAILAQNNIKSIECVEYPELGMEAIWKIEVEDFPAFILVDDKGNDFFKQIKPRCAK, encoded by the coding sequence ATGGCAACACCTCCGTTTAAGTATCAACCCATGTTTGAAAAGGGAAAAGATACCACTGAGTATTATCTGCTTACAAAAGACTATGTATCGGTAAGCGAGTTTGAAGGAAATCCTATCCTGAAAATTGAGAAAGAAGGCTTGACTGCGATGGCAAATGCAGCTTTTCGTGATGTGTCATTCATGCTTCGCCGTTCGCACAATGAACAGGTTGCTAAGATTCTGAGTGATCCGGAAGCCAGCGAGAACGATAAGTACGTAGCACTGACTTTCCTGCGTAATGCGGAAGTGGCTGCCAAAGGTGTACTTCCATTCTGTCAGGATACCGGTACTGCTATTATCCACGGTGAAAAGGGACAGCAAGTGTGGACCGGCTATACCGACGAGGAAGCTCTGTCACTGGGTGTTTACAAAACATATACCGAAGAAAACCTGCGTTACTCTCAGAATGCGCCTCTGAATATGTATGATGAGGTAAATACAAAATGTAACCTGCCTGCACAGATTGACATCGAAGCTACCGAAGGGATGGAATATGAATTCCTCTGCGTAACGAAAGGTGGTGGTTCTGCCAACAAAACATATCTGTATCAGGAAACAAAAGCAATTTTGAACCCCGGTACACTGGTTCCGTTCCTGGTGGAAAAAATGAAGACTCTGGGAACTGCCGCTTGTCCTCCTTATCATATCGCTTTTGTGATCGGCGGTACTTCTGCTGAGAAGAACCTGCTGACAGTGAAACTGGCGTCTACTCACTTCTACGATAATCTGCCGACTACGGGAAATGAATTTGGCCGTGCTTTCCGTGATATCGAACTGGAAAAACAAGTACTGGAAGAAGCTCACAAGATCGGTCTGGGTGCACAATTCGGCGGTAAATATCTGGCACATGATGTTCGTATCATTCGTCTGCCTCGTCACGGTGCTTCTTGTCCGGTAGGTCTGGGCGTGTCTTGTTCTGCCGACCGTAACATCAAATGTAAAATCAATAAAGATGGTATCTGGATTGAGAAACTGGATTCAAATCCGGGTAGCCTGATTCCGGCAGAATTGCGTCAGGCCGGTGAAGGTGATGTAGTGAAGATTGATCTGAACCGTCCGATGGCTGAGATTCTGAAAGAACTGACCAAATATCCTGTATCTACTCGTCTGTCACTGAACGGTACTATCATCGTTGGCCGTGATATCGCTCACGCTAAACTGAAAGAACGTCTGGATCGTGGAGAAGATTTGCCTCAGTATATCAAGGATCATCCTATTTACTATGCTGGTCCGGCCAAGACTCCGGCTGGTATGGCTTGCGGTTCAATGGGCCCGACAACTGCCGGACGTATGGACTCGTATGTTGAGCTGTTCCAGAGCCACGGTGGCAGCATGGTTATGTTGGCGAAAGGTAACCGTAGCCAGCAGGTTACAGATGCTTGTCAGAAATATGGCGGCTTCTATCTGGGTTCTATCGGCGGACCGGCTGCAATCCTTGCTCAGAACAACATCAAGAGCATTGAGTGCGTAGAATATCCGGAACTGGGCATGGAAGCAATCTGGAAAATTGAAGTGGAAGATTTCCCGGCATTTATTCTGGTAGATGACAAAGGAAATGACTTCTTCAAACAGATTAAACCACGTTGTGCCAAATAA
- a CDS encoding DUF4954 family protein → MKDYRKLTEDEVLQLKSQSCLADDWGNVLVAEGFNCEYVHHTRFSGEVKLGVFDAEFTLPGGIRKHSGLRHVTLHNVVVGDNCCIENIQNYIANYEIGNDTFIENVDIILVDGLSTFGNGVEATVLNETGGREVLINDKLSAHQAYILALYRHRPELINRMKAIADYYSNKHASAVGSIGDHVMILNTGSIKNVRIGDYCHICGTCRLTNGSVNSNVTAPVHIGHGVICDDFIISSGSEVDDGTMLTRCFVGQSCKLGHNYSASDSLFFSNCQGENGEACAIFAGPFTVTHHKSTLLIAGMFSFMNAGSGSNQSNHMYKLGPIHQGTMERGAKTTSDSYILWPARVGAFSLVMGRHVNHADTSNLPFSYLIEQRNTTYLVPGVNLRSVGTIRDAQKWPKRDKRKDPNRLDYINYNLLSPYTIQKMFKGRSILKELRRVSGETSEIYSYQSAKIKNSSLNNGIRFYEIAIHKFLGNSIIKRLEGINFQSNEEIRQRLKPDTEIGTGEWVDMSGLIAPKSEIDRLLDGIENGSVNRLKSINASFAEMHENYYTYEWTWAYNKIQEFYGLNPDEITAQDIIRIVKAWKEAVVGLDKMVYDDARKEFSLSSMTGFGADGSHDEMKQDFEQVRGDFESNTFVTAVLKHIEDKTALGNELIKRIGSIQE, encoded by the coding sequence ATGAAAGACTATCGTAAATTGACTGAGGACGAAGTGCTTCAGTTGAAGAGCCAGTCGTGTCTGGCTGATGATTGGGGAAATGTTTTGGTTGCCGAGGGGTTTAACTGTGAGTATGTTCACCATACCCGCTTTTCGGGTGAAGTGAAGTTAGGCGTATTTGATGCCGAATTTACACTGCCCGGAGGGATCAGAAAACATTCGGGACTCCGTCATGTAACTCTGCACAATGTGGTAGTAGGGGATAACTGCTGCATTGAAAACATTCAAAACTACATTGCTAATTATGAAATCGGAAATGATACCTTCATTGAAAATGTGGATATCATTTTGGTAGACGGGCTAAGCACCTTTGGTAATGGGGTGGAAGCGACAGTGCTCAATGAAACGGGCGGACGTGAAGTGCTGATCAATGATAAACTGTCGGCACACCAGGCGTACATACTTGCATTGTATCGTCACCGTCCGGAACTGATTAATCGCATGAAGGCGATTGCCGATTATTATTCCAACAAGCATGCTTCTGCGGTAGGTAGTATAGGTGATCATGTGATGATTCTGAACACAGGGTCTATCAAGAATGTACGGATCGGTGATTATTGCCATATCTGCGGTACTTGCCGTTTGACAAACGGTAGCGTCAACAGTAATGTGACAGCGCCAGTGCATATCGGGCATGGAGTAATATGTGATGATTTCATTATCTCTTCCGGTTCCGAAGTAGATGACGGAACGATGCTGACCCGTTGTTTTGTCGGTCAGTCTTGCAAACTGGGACATAACTATTCAGCCTCCGATTCCTTGTTTTTCAGTAACTGCCAGGGAGAGAACGGGGAGGCATGCGCCATCTTTGCGGGACCTTTCACGGTGACTCACCACAAATCGACTTTATTGATTGCCGGTATGTTCTCGTTTATGAATGCGGGATCGGGATCGAATCAGAGCAACCATATGTATAAACTGGGGCCTATCCATCAGGGAACCATGGAAAGAGGAGCCAAAACGACCTCCGACTCCTATATCTTATGGCCGGCACGTGTCGGAGCCTTTTCTCTGGTAATGGGACGCCACGTTAATCATGCCGATACCTCCAATCTTCCTTTCTCTTATCTGATCGAGCAACGGAACACGACTTATCTGGTTCCGGGAGTGAATCTGAGAAGTGTGGGTACCATTCGCGATGCTCAGAAGTGGCCGAAACGTGACAAACGGAAAGACCCGAACCGATTGGATTATATCAATTACAATCTTCTGAGTCCATACACCATTCAGAAAATGTTCAAGGGACGTTCTATTCTGAAAGAGCTTAGGCGGGTATCCGGCGAAACATCTGAAATCTATTCCTATCAGAGCGCAAAGATCAAGAACTCCTCTTTAAATAATGGTATCCGTTTTTATGAGATCGCTATTCATAAGTTTTTGGGTAACTCCATCATAAAACGCCTGGAAGGCATTAATTTCCAAAGTAACGAAGAAATACGCCAGCGTCTGAAACCGGACACGGAAATCGGTACCGGCGAATGGGTGGATATGTCCGGACTGATCGCTCCTAAGAGTGAAATAGACCGTCTGCTCGATGGCATCGAAAACGGTTCTGTCAACCGGTTGAAGTCCATCAACGCCAGCTTTGCGGAAATGCATGAGAATTATTATACGTATGAGTGGACCTGGGCTTACAACAAGATTCAGGAGTTTTACGGCTTGAATCCGGACGAAATAACGGCACAAGACATAATCCGTATCGTAAAAGCGTGGAAAGAGGCGGTAGTCGGCCTTGATAAAATGGTATATGATGATGCCCGCAAAGAGTTCTCGCTGTCTTCGATGACAGGATTCGGAGCCGACGGTTCTCACGATGAAATGAAGCAGGACTTTGAACAAGTACGTGGTGATTTTGAAAGTAACACGTTTGTGACGGCTGTCTTGAAGCATATTGAGGACAAAACTGCGCTTGGCAATGAATTGATCAAAAGAATCGGGTCCATTCAAGAGTAA
- the hflX gene encoding GTPase HflX, protein MKEFIISEAKVETAVLVGLITQMQDERKTNEYLDELAFLAETAGAEVVKRFTQKLPTANSVTYVGKGKLEEIRQYIRTEEEEEREVGMVIFDDELSAKQIRNIEAELKVKILDRTSLILDIFAMRAQTANAKTQVELAQYKYMLPRLQRLWTHLERQGGGSGSGSGKGGSVGLRGPGETQLEMDRRIILNRMSLLKERLAEIDKQKATQRKNRGRMIRVALVGYTNVGKSTIMNLLAKSEVFAENKLFATLDTTVRKVIIDNLPFLLSDTVGFIRKLPTDLVDSFKSTLDEVREADLLVHVVDISHPGFEEQIEVVNKTLADIGGGGKPMILIFNKIDAYTYVEKAPDDLTPRTKENLTLEELMKTWMAKMEDNCLFISARERINIDELKDVVYQRVKELHVQKYPYNDFLYQTYEEEE, encoded by the coding sequence ATGAAAGAATTTATAATATCCGAAGCCAAAGTAGAAACCGCAGTACTTGTCGGACTCATTACTCAGATGCAGGATGAGCGGAAAACGAACGAGTATCTGGATGAATTGGCTTTCCTTGCTGAGACGGCTGGGGCGGAGGTAGTGAAACGATTTACACAGAAATTGCCGACAGCCAATTCGGTTACTTATGTCGGAAAAGGAAAACTGGAAGAGATCAGACAATATATACGGACAGAAGAGGAAGAAGAACGTGAAGTGGGAATGGTTATCTTTGATGATGAACTTTCCGCGAAACAAATACGTAACATTGAAGCCGAACTGAAAGTAAAGATACTAGACCGTACTTCATTGATCCTCGATATATTTGCGATGCGTGCACAGACTGCCAATGCGAAAACGCAGGTAGAACTGGCTCAGTACAAATACATGTTACCACGTTTGCAACGACTCTGGACTCACCTGGAACGTCAGGGTGGTGGCTCCGGTAGCGGAAGCGGTAAAGGAGGTTCTGTGGGACTTCGCGGACCGGGTGAAACGCAGCTCGAAATGGACCGCCGTATTATCCTCAACCGTATGTCACTGTTGAAAGAACGTCTGGCGGAAATAGACAAACAGAAAGCCACACAGCGCAAGAACCGCGGACGTATGATCCGTGTCGCATTGGTCGGCTATACAAATGTTGGAAAGTCGACCATCATGAACTTGCTGGCAAAGAGCGAAGTGTTTGCCGAAAACAAGCTGTTCGCTACGCTCGATACAACAGTACGCAAAGTGATCATCGATAACCTGCCATTTCTTCTGTCGGACACAGTCGGATTTATCCGTAAGTTGCCCACTGACCTGGTAGACTCATTCAAATCGACTTTGGATGAGGTGCGTGAAGCCGATTTACTGGTGCATGTAGTAGATATTTCTCACCCCGGATTTGAAGAACAGATCGAAGTGGTGAACAAGACACTTGCCGACATTGGCGGCGGTGGCAAACCCATGATACTTATATTCAATAAAATAGACGCCTACACCTACGTGGAGAAGGCGCCGGACGACCTTACCCCCCGAACAAAGGAAAACTTAACACTCGAAGAACTGATGAAGACGTGGATGGCAAAGATGGAGGACAACTGCCTCTTTATTTCCGCCCGCGAACGAATCAATATAGACGAACTGAAAGATGTAGTTTATCAGCGAGTGAAAGAATTGCATGTTCAAAAGTACCCCTATAACGATTTTCTTTATCAGACTTACGAAGAGGAAGAATAA
- a CDS encoding SusD/RagB family nutrient-binding outer membrane lipoprotein, with protein MKKKILAYALSALTCGLFTSCSDWLDINHDPNTAEKVDPGYLFNYVAVNWAGTRTGGDFYIPLSMSSQCQVDGGLDYGGWDESVYTISPYSTGNTWKHYYSVGGNNLMLAIKNAEEADPVNHNAIAQCKILLAEHMYEATMLWGDIPFTESWNGTIKYPKFDSQESVLNGVLSLLDEALQIMDLNDANAIDEYDIYYKGDMNKWMTLAKSLKFRTLMVMVDKDPSKATAIGTLLQAGGMVSSASDNLVFPYSAEPGNQNPKYELIELVGGTQILFFASNYMLKPMQERNDPRIPCYFEPGADGVYRGLGNREPAVTDDKDNMLSSVVSSYLFRKDAPELIYSCQEQLLLEAEAYARGLGVAQNLSKANELYKKGIREACAFYGVAEADIDTYVTGLPELTALTQEKALYEIHMQQWIDLMDRPFEEFVQWRRSGTAGNEVPTLQVPEDATSKELIRRWEYSPEEMTANINAPKESPKIWEKLWFDL; from the coding sequence ATGAAAAAGAAAATATTAGCATATGCATTGAGCGCTTTGACATGTGGGTTATTTACTTCATGCAGCGACTGGCTTGATATCAACCATGACCCCAATACTGCCGAGAAAGTTGATCCCGGATATTTGTTTAACTATGTAGCCGTAAACTGGGCCGGAACACGTACCGGTGGTGACTTCTATATTCCGTTATCAATGAGTTCACAGTGTCAGGTTGATGGTGGACTTGATTATGGTGGCTGGGATGAATCGGTATATACCATTTCCCCTTATAGTACAGGAAATACGTGGAAACATTACTACTCTGTCGGTGGTAATAACTTGATGCTGGCTATTAAAAATGCGGAAGAAGCAGATCCGGTGAATCACAATGCTATTGCACAGTGTAAGATTCTGTTGGCTGAACATATGTATGAAGCGACGATGCTATGGGGGGATATCCCTTTCACTGAATCTTGGAACGGAACAATTAAGTATCCGAAATTTGATTCTCAGGAAAGTGTATTGAATGGGGTGTTGTCATTGCTTGATGAAGCACTGCAGATCATGGATTTGAATGATGCCAATGCGATTGATGAATACGATATCTATTATAAAGGTGATATGAATAAATGGATGACTTTGGCCAAATCTTTAAAGTTCAGAACACTGATGGTTATGGTGGACAAAGATCCTTCTAAAGCTACTGCCATTGGTACGTTGTTACAGGCTGGAGGCATGGTATCATCAGCATCAGATAATTTGGTGTTCCCTTATTCTGCAGAACCGGGTAACCAGAATCCTAAGTATGAACTTATAGAATTGGTTGGCGGTACACAGATATTGTTTTTTGCCAGCAACTATATGCTGAAGCCGATGCAGGAACGTAATGACCCCCGTATTCCTTGTTATTTTGAACCGGGTGCCGACGGTGTATATAGAGGCTTAGGTAACCGTGAACCTGCTGTTACTGATGACAAAGATAATATGTTATCATCTGTTGTGAGCAGTTATCTTTTCAGAAAAGATGCACCGGAGTTAATATACTCTTGCCAGGAGCAGTTGCTTCTGGAAGCGGAAGCTTATGCGCGCGGTTTGGGAGTTGCTCAGAATTTGTCGAAGGCTAATGAATTGTATAAGAAAGGCATTCGGGAAGCATGTGCATTTTATGGAGTAGCGGAAGCGGATATTGATACATATGTTACAGGTTTGCCGGAATTGACAGCGCTGACTCAGGAGAAAGCACTGTATGAGATTCATATGCAGCAGTGGATTGATTTAATGGATCGTCCGTTTGAGGAGTTTGTACAGTGGAGACGTTCTGGTACTGCTGGAAATGAAGTCCCGACCTTACAAGTGCCGGAAGATGCAACTTCAAAAGAACTGATCAGAAGATGGGAGTATAGCCCGGAAGAGATGACTGCTAATATCAATGCACCGAAAGAATCTCCGAAAATTTGGGAAAAGTTATGGTTTGATTTATAA
- a CDS encoding SusC/RagA family TonB-linked outer membrane protein gives MQTQEVVIKPTLKVLLKSDSQNLEEVVVTAMGIKRSEKSLGYAVSSVKGDEITKARESNVLNSLSGKIAGLQIAQSSGTVGGSSSIQIRGASSIGTVSSPLFIIDGLPIDNGSYNPDRTNGIVDVGNRAGDINSDDIESINVLKGAAATALYGARAKDGAIVITTKKGKKNSPVFVTVNSSTRFENVLKLPDFQNEYAQGSYGVYNVKMLNGWGPKISSVQDQQFTDYKGDKVTLKANPDNVKDFYETGMSYINNVSVAGGGEKADFRLSFTSTNQTGVVPGSDYNKYAFSVNAGMNFTSNFTGRISAQYIRSDSEGRPAQGANDSNLLIPLINGLPRTIDIHDIKQNWIDENGKQVTLDPEGKSNNPYWIINKNKFTNNLDRMIGNITLTYKPIEGLTITNNAGTDFYTEGRRKLYAKGTVGALNGKFQTWNLYKRIINNDLMVSYEKTFANDYHFKAMVGHNLYQEEWKNENVQAQNLVVDGLYTYTNAKSTTPVNYYEKKRLVGLYGDISLGYKDMLFINVTGRNDWSSTLPINNRSYFYPSISGSFIFTELMENKDILNYGKIRLSYANVGSDEDPYNLAFKYTPASTYFLQYLGNVNTFPHMGLVGFTGPRVLPNENLKPQNQSSFEVGADLRFFGGKIRLDMTYYSNITKNQIVSIDVPLSTGYFANNINAGKIANKGVEVTLGLTPVETRNFKWDLDATFASNKQTVEELAEGLDEYTLTSGLSGLQIKAAKGDSFGLYGTAWKRDDQGNYVINSKTGLRETVNNVRLGDVYPDFTMGINNTLTYKGLTFSFLIDIRHGGSLYSETVANLRSSGLAAETVAHREDASFIEPGVILQDDGTYRPNDVPVKSMQDYWQHVANSSNNEGNIYNASFVKLREVQLSYSFPRKWFKSFFVKSLDLGFEARNLWIIKDHVPHIDPEANFFGPSQIGGGVEFNSIPSTRSFGFNLRLTL, from the coding sequence ATGCAAACACAAGAAGTCGTAATCAAACCTACTTTGAAAGTTTTGTTAAAGTCTGATTCTCAGAATCTTGAAGAGGTAGTGGTAACAGCTATGGGTATTAAGCGATCTGAAAAATCTTTAGGTTATGCAGTATCCAGTGTAAAAGGAGATGAGATAACTAAAGCGCGTGAAAGTAATGTGCTTAATTCATTGTCCGGTAAGATTGCAGGTTTGCAAATTGCACAGTCGTCTGGAACGGTAGGTGGTAGTTCAAGTATACAGATTCGTGGTGCTTCCTCTATTGGCACAGTTTCTTCCCCTTTATTTATTATTGACGGACTTCCTATTGACAATGGTTCTTACAATCCTGACAGAACCAATGGTATAGTCGATGTAGGTAACCGTGCAGGAGATATCAACTCTGACGATATTGAATCTATTAACGTATTGAAGGGTGCAGCTGCAACTGCATTGTATGGAGCACGTGCAAAAGACGGTGCAATTGTTATTACTACTAAGAAAGGGAAGAAGAATTCACCGGTATTTGTTACGGTAAACTCTTCAACACGATTTGAGAATGTACTTAAATTGCCTGATTTCCAGAATGAGTATGCACAAGGTAGCTACGGAGTATATAATGTAAAAATGCTGAATGGATGGGGACCGAAGATTTCATCGGTACAAGATCAGCAATTTACAGATTATAAAGGAGATAAAGTGACCTTGAAAGCAAATCCTGATAATGTGAAGGATTTCTATGAAACCGGAATGAGCTATATTAATAATGTGTCAGTAGCCGGAGGTGGTGAAAAGGCTGATTTCCGTTTGAGCTTTACTTCTACTAATCAGACCGGTGTTGTGCCAGGTTCTGACTATAACAAATATGCATTCTCTGTGAATGCAGGTATGAACTTTACTAGCAACTTCACAGGACGCATCTCTGCCCAATATATACGTTCAGATTCTGAAGGTCGTCCGGCACAGGGGGCAAATGATAGCAACTTGCTGATTCCTTTAATCAATGGATTGCCAAGAACGATTGATATTCATGATATTAAGCAGAACTGGATTGATGAAAATGGCAAACAGGTTACGTTGGATCCGGAAGGCAAAAGTAATAATCCGTACTGGATTATTAATAAGAATAAATTTACCAATAATCTGGATCGTATGATCGGTAATATCACATTGACTTATAAGCCGATTGAAGGATTGACTATCACTAACAATGCCGGAACTGACTTCTATACAGAAGGAAGACGTAAACTTTACGCAAAGGGTACTGTAGGAGCCTTAAATGGTAAGTTTCAGACTTGGAATTTGTATAAAAGAATTATAAATAATGACTTAATGGTTTCCTATGAGAAGACTTTTGCCAATGATTATCATTTTAAGGCGATGGTAGGTCATAATCTCTATCAGGAAGAATGGAAGAATGAAAATGTACAAGCTCAGAACCTGGTAGTTGACGGATTGTATACATATACTAATGCGAAATCTACTACTCCGGTGAATTATTATGAAAAGAAACGTCTTGTCGGTTTATACGGAGATATTAGCTTGGGATACAAAGATATGCTTTTTATTAATGTAACAGGACGTAATGACTGGTCGTCTACTCTGCCTATTAATAACCGTTCTTATTTCTATCCATCTATCAGCGGTAGCTTTATTTTCACAGAATTGATGGAGAATAAAGACATCCTGAATTACGGTAAGATTCGTTTAAGTTATGCGAATGTGGGTAGTGACGAAGATCCGTACAATTTGGCATTTAAATATACTCCAGCTAGTACTTACTTTTTGCAATATCTGGGTAATGTCAATACTTTCCCACACATGGGACTGGTTGGTTTTACCGGGCCTCGTGTTCTGCCGAATGAAAACTTGAAACCTCAGAACCAAAGTTCATTCGAAGTCGGAGCTGATTTACGTTTTTTTGGTGGAAAGATTCGTTTGGATATGACTTATTATAGCAATATCACAAAGAATCAGATTGTAAGTATTGATGTCCCGTTATCAACAGGTTACTTTGCTAATAATATCAATGCCGGAAAGATTGCCAATAAGGGTGTCGAAGTAACTTTGGGCTTGACTCCTGTAGAAACACGTAACTTTAAATGGGACTTGGATGCAACGTTTGCTTCTAATAAGCAGACTGTAGAAGAGTTGGCTGAAGGACTTGATGAATATACATTGACTAGCGGATTGAGTGGTTTGCAGATTAAGGCTGCCAAAGGTGATTCGTTCGGTTTGTACGGTACTGCCTGGAAGCGTGATGATCAAGGTAATTATGTAATCAACTCTAAGACAGGTTTGAGAGAAACAGTCAATAACGTACGTTTGGGAGACGTTTATCCTGACTTTACAATGGGTATCAACAATACACTTACTTATAAAGGGCTGACTTTTAGTTTCTTGATTGATATCCGTCATGGAGGTTCCTTATATTCGGAAACAGTAGCTAATTTGAGAAGCAGTGGTTTGGCTGCAGAAACAGTGGCTCACCGTGAAGATGCCTCTTTTATTGAACCGGGTGTTATTCTTCAGGATGACGGAACTTACAGACCTAATGATGTTCCGGTGAAGAGTATGCAGGACTACTGGCAGCATGTGGCGAACTCCAGTAATAATGAAGGAAATATCTATAATGCATCATTTGTGAAACTTAGAGAAGTGCAATTGTCCTATAGTTTTCCGCGTAAATGGTTTAAGAGTTTCTTTGTTAAATCATTGGATTTAGGCTTCGAGGCACGTAACTTATGGATCATCAAAGATCATGTGCCGCATATTGATCCGGAAGCTAACTTCTTCGGTCCTTCTCAGATCGGAGGCGGTGTAGAGTTTAACAGTATCCCTTCTACCAGAAGTTTCGGATTTAATCTCAGACTAACATTGTAA
- a CDS encoding lipid-binding protein, producing MKKYMILLLASLAFTFVACDNDTEPGGTAVEKMAGDWWVTVNAFIDGKEVEDPFGAGHLQMSTYNTASNSETEMWLDDLGNFWEYKLKVNVNYAARTFSTTGFVDNVTYESKVKITDGKVLEKAATTPSGMPADSIVYMVQFDDDEDGLTYKVSGFRRTGFPADDF from the coding sequence ATGAAGAAATATATGATATTACTTTTAGCTTCACTGGCTTTTACATTCGTGGCATGCGACAACGATACAGAACCAGGTGGTACTGCTGTTGAAAAAATGGCAGGAGACTGGTGGGTGACAGTGAATGCATTTATTGACGGGAAAGAAGTAGAAGATCCTTTCGGAGCAGGACATCTGCAAATGAGTACTTACAATACAGCCAGCAACAGTGAAACTGAAATGTGGTTGGATGATTTAGGAAACTTCTGGGAATATAAACTGAAAGTAAACGTGAATTATGCAGCGAGGACTTTCTCGACAACAGGCTTTGTGGATAATGTAACATATGAATCCAAAGTGAAAATAACTGATGGCAAGGTACTGGAAAAAGCTGCCACAACTCCTAGTGGTATGCCTGCTGACAGTATCGTATATATGGTACAATTCGACGACGATGAAGATGGATTAACTTATAAAGTTTCAGGCTTCCGTCGAACAGGTTTCCCTGCTGACGATTTTTAA
- a CDS encoding BT_2262 family domain-containing protein, protein MKNIIYSILVCLPFVFGACDKSTDDTSKVTYFVTLEREGDEKIVLEKGQPFVEPGYYAEMNGEDITESVQIKGSVDVNTPGIYNLVYAAYNEDGFAKTFTRTVYVADNTASPLKSGIYTVAEGSKRTAPSVVAFSGYEIVIFQMEPGIFYISDFLGGWYDQRAGYGPDYAMVGKFELNDDNTITPLESYVAGWGDSMDQMTNTLLDPATGTLKWTVAYAGQLSFDIIVKQ, encoded by the coding sequence ATGAAAAATATAATATACAGCATATTAGTATGTTTGCCGTTTGTCTTTGGAGCTTGCGACAAATCAACAGATGACACTTCTAAAGTCACCTATTTTGTTACGTTGGAAAGAGAGGGTGATGAAAAGATCGTTTTAGAAAAAGGGCAACCCTTTGTGGAGCCGGGATATTATGCGGAAATGAACGGAGAAGATATTACTGAATCTGTTCAGATAAAAGGTAGTGTTGATGTCAACACTCCGGGAATCTACAATTTAGTATATGCGGCATACAACGAGGACGGTTTTGCCAAAACATTTACACGAACAGTATATGTGGCAGATAATACTGCTTCTCCTTTGAAATCCGGAATTTATACCGTAGCCGAAGGAAGCAAACGTACCGCCCCTTCTGTGGTAGCTTTCAGTGGATATGAGATTGTGATTTTCCAGATGGAACCGGGGATTTTTTATATCAGCGATTTCTTAGGAGGCTGGTATGACCAGCGTGCTGGCTATGGACCGGACTATGCAATGGTTGGCAAATTCGAATTGAATGATGATAATACCATTACTCCTCTGGAAAGTTATGTTGCAGGTTGGGGAGATTCCATGGATCAAATGACTAATACATTATTGGACCCTGCGACTGGGACTCTGAAATGGACTGTTGCTTATGCCGGTCAGCTATCTTTTGACATTATAGTAAAACAATAA